In Fibrobacter sp., the sequence ATCGTAGTCAACCCAGAGGCCGCCCATCGTGTAGTGGATGGCCGGGAAGATGCGCATCGGGACCTTGTACGGGTCTTCGTCGGTGATCTTCTCGTACATCTGGAAGAGGTTGCCGTACTTGGCAGACACGCCGGCAACGCCCATACGCTGGATAGCGTCGGCGAAGTCGAGGTACACAGCCTGCTTGGTGTTGCCCACGCCGAGGCCGGCGTCGCAAACCTGCTTGGCGTTACGGGAAGCCACGTCACGCGGGACGAGGTTACCGAAGCTCGGGTACTTTTCTTCGAGGTAGTAGTAACGGTCTTCTTCCGGGATCTGGTCCGGAGAACGGGTGTCGCCAGCCTTGCGCGGAACCCAGATACGGCCGTCGTTACGGAGAGATTCGCTCATCAAGGTGAGCTTGGACTGCAGGTCGCCGTGGCGAGGAATGCAAGTCGGGTGAATCTGCGTGTAGCAGGGGTTGGCGAACAGGGCGCCGCGCTTGTAAGCACGGAAAGCGGCCGTCACGTTAGAACCCTGAGCATTGGTAGAAAGGTAGTAGACGTTACCGTAACCACCGGTGCAGAGGCAGACAGCGTCGGCCACGTGGCTTTCGAGTTCGCCGGTGATGAGGTTACGGACGATGATACCGCGAGCCTTGCCGTCGATAACGACGAGGTCCATCATTTCGCGGCGGGGGAACATCTTCACCTTGCCGGCGGCAACCTGGCGCATGAGGGCCTGGTAGGCACCGAGGAGGAGCTGCTGACCCGTCTGACCGCGGGCGTAGAACGTACGGGAAACCTGCGTACCGCCGAAAGAACGGTTGTCGAGAAGTCCACCGTATTCACGACCGAACGGAACGCCCTGGGCGACACACTGGTCGATGATGAGGTTGGAGTTTTCGGCCAAGCGGTGCACGTTGGCTTCGCGAGCGCGGAAGTCACCGCCCTTCACGGTATCGTAGAACAAGCGGTAAACGGAGTCGCCGTCGTTCTTGTAGTTCTTGGCAGCGTTGATACCACCCTGAGCGGCAATGGAGTGCGCACGGCGGGGGCTATCCTGAATGCAGAAAGACTTGACGTTGTAACCAAGTTCGGCGAGAGAAGCGGCAGCGGAAGCACCGGCAAGGCCAGTACCCACGACGATCACCGTGAACTTACGCTTGTTGGCGGGGTTCACGAGCTTGAGTTCGAACTTATGCTTGGTCCACTTTTCTTCGATGGAACCACCGGGGATTTTAGAATCAAGAATCATTAGTGGTCTCCTTACTTTTCAACGTTGAAAGAAACTTGTACTTCGCCGACAGAGGGAATCACGAAGGAAGTCTTGGCAGCGGCCTTTTCCTTCTGCTGCTGTTCGTACTGCGGCTGGAGGGCGCGAGACTTTTCAATCAGGGCCTGCGTACCGGGCTGGTTAGCGAGGTAGAAGGCGGCAATCGCGGTGATGCCGAAACCGAGAGCGACGACGACACTGTAGATGATGCCGCAGACGTCGATAATCGGAGTCCACTTCTGGTGAGCGATACCCATGGTCTGGAACGCAGAAGAAATGGCGTGGAACAGGTGCATGCCGATAACGAACATGCTGATCACATAGAAGACAGCCCATGCCGGGTTGGCAAACATCTCGATGGTGGTGAGCCACATGTCGCGGACGATTTCACCTTCGGCATTCACGTAGAGGTAGTGTTCGCCGAACTTGAGCATCATGAGGTGCTGGATGAGGAAGCCGACAATGAAGAGACCGGACCAGATCATGGTGAAGGTCGCGAAGGTCTTCTTGCCCTTGCGTGCGCTGACTTCGTATTCGATGCCACCGCGGGCCTTCTTGTTCTCGATCTTCAGCGTCACGGCGAGGAAGATGTGGAGAGCGAAGCAAGCCACAAGGCCCAATTCAACGAGGTAAATCAGCTTCACCGGGAAGTGAAGCGGGTTGAACCCGGTCAGGAACTCGGTGTAGGCATTGTAAGAAGCCTGCGCCGACGCCTGGTCGAAGTTCAGGAGCTGGAAGTTACCACACATGTGGCCGAGGACGAACAGGGCGAGTGCCGCACCAGTGCATCCCATGATCTGCTTCTTACCGATGGAAGAGGTAAGATACTTGACGATCCATTGCATTGAGTTGTGTCTCCTTGAGAGGGTTATTTTTGAAACTTAGAGGACGCAGCAGGCCTTGAGAGAAGGCATTTCGTAGGCGTAGCGTTCTTCCTTCTTGAACCAGAAGTCAAGCTCGCGGGCAGCGGACTCGGGGCTGTCGGAGCTGTGCACGACGTTTTCGGTCATGGAAGGGGCAAAGTCATAGCGGAGGGTACCGGGTTCAGCCTTGGCCGGATTGGTAGCGCCGTTGATAGCGCGGACCTTGGCGATAGCGTTTTCACCACCGAGAGCGAGCATCACGGACGGGCCCTTGGTCATGTAGGCCTCGAGTTCCGGGAAGAACGGCTTTTCGACGTGTTCGGCGTAGAAACCGCGGGCATCTTCAGAGGTCATCTGGTGCATCTTCACGGCGCAGACAGAGAGGCCGGCACTGATGTAGCGGTCAATAATGCGACCAACCAAGCCGGACTTAACGGCATTGGGCTTGATCATTGCAAATGTCATTTCCATAAGGTTACCTTTTTTGTGAGTGTTTCAAATATAATTTTTCGCGAGAAAAAGGAACTAGTTCCCAGTTCCTAGTCACTAGAAAAATCGGGCATTTAAAATGCATCTCGCATAAAAATACTCTGAACTAGTAACTCAGAACTAAGAACTGAGCCGAAGGCTCTACTCTTCCGCCTCGATCTTCTTCATCAGGTCCTCGGCGAGTTTTCCGCCGGACTTGATGTTCTCGATGAGCCATTCCACGTCCTTCCCCATTTCGCTATTGGGGTAAGTCTTCTGGAATTCTTCCAGGACCTGGAGTGCGAGGGAATCGTTGTGCAGGTTCTCGTTCAGAACGAACCCGCGGCTGAACATGGCCTTTTCGGCATCCGGAGACTCGGGCCACATCTTGTAGTACGTGTAGTACTCGGATTGAGCCATGGAGAACTGTTCTGCTTCAGATTCGATCTGTGCAATCTGGAACGTAGCCAGCGCGTAGAGAGAATCGACATCCGCATAACGGTTGCGAACCTTCTTCCACGAAGCGAGGGCAGCATCGTATGCGCGCATCTTGTAAAGCGAATCGGCCTCCTGCATAAGAGCCGCGGGCGTAGAGGCCGGTACATTCACCGGCAAGTCGCTCCTGTAAAGACGAATGTCGGCAGCAGCCAGGACATCGGCTTCGCGGCGTTCCCTGCGGGCAGCGCGGAGGGCGCTAATATTGTTGGAGAATACCTGCTTGCGGATATCCTCAATTTCCTTGCCCTTGTACAGCATGCTGTTGAAGTAGTATTCGTGCTTCAGAATGTTTTCGGGGAATTTAATGAAGTCGTTTATGTCTTCCTTGGACTCCTCGAACTCGAGACGCGGACGCACCGGGTTGCCATTCTTCTCGAAGAACGCCTTCAGGGAGTCTTCGGGCAGCATGTCCTTGATTTTCGCCAACTCCTCGTAATGCGCGAGGATGTAGTTGCCGCGGGTCTGGCGCATGAATGCGCGGTATTCCCACGAGCGGTCGAGCTTGAGGCTGCGGGCTTCGTCGGCGAAAGAGGCGCTTTCGGCAAGGCTATGCACGATGCGGTCCCTGGAGCGGTTGCTCTTCGGCAAGCCAGGTTCTTCGGCAAGGATGTTCAGGAAATCGCCTTCGGTAAAGAAGGGCTTCCCGTTCTTGGAGATGAGCACGTAGCTGGAATCCAGTTCCAGGAAACCGCTATTCAGCATGCGGTTTTCAACTTCGCCCTTCACGCGATCGAAAGGCTTCACCTCGGGCGGGAAAGCCTTCACGAGGTAGAACACGTGACGTCCGGGAGTCATCGTCGTCGCAAGGACCGGGGAAACCGTCCCCTCGGGCTTATCCTTGAAGGCCTCGTCCAGGCCGACGACAATGCCGATACCGTACGGGAACGCGAAGCCTTCCTTCACCTTCCCCACGTAACCGCCGTTCGCGGCAGTTTCCTTGTTTTCGCTATACTTGGCGGCCAATTCCTTGAACTGTTCGAGGTCCTTCACGGGCTTCTGGAACAAATTGGCAAGCGCCGCGGAATCTTCCATCTGCACATGGTAAACTTCATACGCAGGAGCAGTCTTGAATTCTTCCTTGTGCTTCTCGTAGTAGCTTTCTGCGTTCGGCGGAACAATCTTCTCTATCTGGACCGGATACCTCTCGTTGATTTCCTTGATGGAAGTTTCCATCAGGTTGCGCCTGTACTGGCGGAGGAAATTGACGGTATCGTTGCCCGCTTCCTTGAACTTTTCGGCTTCGCGGGAGATGAG encodes:
- the sdhA gene encoding succinate dehydrogenase (quinone) flavoprotein subunit, which codes for MILDSKIPGGSIEEKWTKHKFELKLVNPANKRKFTVIVVGTGLAGASAAASLAELGYNVKSFCIQDSPRRAHSIAAQGGINAAKNYKNDGDSVYRLFYDTVKGGDFRAREANVHRLAENSNLIIDQCVAQGVPFGREYGGLLDNRSFGGTQVSRTFYARGQTGQQLLLGAYQALMRQVAAGKVKMFPRREMMDLVVIDGKARGIIVRNLITGELESHVADAVCLCTGGYGNVYYLSTNAQGSNVTAAFRAYKRGALFANPCYTQIHPTCIPRHGDLQSKLTLMSESLRNDGRIWVPRKAGDTRSPDQIPEEDRYYYLEEKYPSFGNLVPRDVASRNAKQVCDAGLGVGNTKQAVYLDFADAIQRMGVAGVSAKYGNLFQMYEKITDEDPYKVPMRIFPAIHYTMGGLWVDYD
- a CDS encoding succinate dehydrogenase cytochrome b subunit, which gives rise to MQWIVKYLTSSIGKKQIMGCTGAALALFVLGHMCGNFQLLNFDQASAQASYNAYTEFLTGFNPLHFPVKLIYLVELGLVACFALHIFLAVTLKIENKKARGGIEYEVSARKGKKTFATFTMIWSGLFIVGFLIQHLMMLKFGEHYLYVNAEGEIVRDMWLTTIEMFANPAWAVFYVISMFVIGMHLFHAISSAFQTMGIAHQKWTPIIDVCGIIYSVVVALGFGITAIAAFYLANQPGTQALIEKSRALQPQYEQQQKEKAAAKTSFVIPSVGEVQVSFNVEK
- the ndk gene encoding nucleoside-diphosphate kinase — translated: MEMTFAMIKPNAVKSGLVGRIIDRYISAGLSVCAVKMHQMTSEDARGFYAEHVEKPFFPELEAYMTKGPSVMLALGGENAIAKVRAINGATNPAKAEPGTLRYDFAPSMTENVVHSSDSPESAARELDFWFKKEERYAYEMPSLKACCVL
- a CDS encoding peptidyl-prolyl cis-trans isomerase; protein product: MNKKLLFISSLCCAALMGCNGIGMGEDKVARVDNEIVYTEDLDLAIKLSGAERSSEAQIAGDLIAKAAMVSKAVSENPDLESRWNAYSKNLDDRLLTLVYQRYYSMECLTFSDADLRNYFNTHKSEFAKDSGEVHFIDVRGTVAEHLLISREAEKFKEAGNDTVNFLRQYRRNLMETSIKEINERYPVQIEKIVPPNAESYYEKHKEEFKTAPAYEVYHVQMEDSAALANLFQKPVKDLEQFKELAAKYSENKETAANGGYVGKVKEGFAFPYGIGIVVGLDEAFKDKPEGTVSPVLATTMTPGRHVFYLVKAFPPEVKPFDRVKGEVENRMLNSGFLELDSSYVLISKNGKPFFTEGDFLNILAEEPGLPKSNRSRDRIVHSLAESASFADEARSLKLDRSWEYRAFMRQTRGNYILAHYEELAKIKDMLPEDSLKAFFEKNGNPVRPRLEFEESKEDINDFIKFPENILKHEYYFNSMLYKGKEIEDIRKQVFSNNISALRAARRERREADVLAAADIRLYRSDLPVNVPASTPAALMQEADSLYKMRAYDAALASWKKVRNRYADVDSLYALATFQIAQIESEAEQFSMAQSEYYTYYKMWPESPDAEKAMFSRGFVLNENLHNDSLALQVLEEFQKTYPNSEMGKDVEWLIENIKSGGKLAEDLMKKIEAEE